The sequence GGAAGCTGAAGCAGCTTTGGTAttccattctttttctttatgtttataaatgaATCTTGGTTGGTTTCCTTTTGCCTTTGATACATAGGTCGATCTGGGTTCTGTTTATTATGAGTTATTCTGTGTTAAATTTggttctttttctcattttgaatcCCTCTTGCACTAGAGAGTTTACAAGAATTTGTGAACTGGGTTTGGATCTTAGAAACTGGGAATTTGTGAAGTGAAATACATGGTTTACGAGCATGTATTGATTTGTATAATGTTATAGGTCGTGTTATATGGAGTTGAGCTGCAGTACTTGTTATGTAGATAGTACTTATTTCTTGCTGTCCTAGTTAAGTTCATAATCATAATGCCATTGGCTGGTAATTGATTGAAGTTTTGATCTTGGTTCTTATGGTgctgttttcttcttcaattgATTGAAGGGTTGCTTTGACTAacgcttttcttttttgctgtTGCTGCAAAAGTTTGTTTGAGTACTGAATCAGTAAATTAGATACAGTAAACGTTTTAAAGGCTTTCGGGGTTTTGTTTTGCTCACAATCTTCATTATGATTGCCATTAAATTTTGGAATTGCACCTTACTTATGGCAATGAGTACTGTCAACTTTTGGAGTAATCGGTGACTATGTTCTCTTCTGAAGGTGGTATCTTTGTGGTTTCTAATTCTTGGAGATAATGAACTGAATAATCTGTCAGCTATATAGAATAGGTTATGAGGTCTAATTCCCAAATAAGCATCATgttattgttttatgttgtTCTCACATCATGCTAAGGCAGAAAGGGACTGCAGACTCAATATATGATCATAAAATCATGTAATGGTCAATTTATGGGATGATATTGAAGTCCTTGGAGGAGCTTcataggaaaaaagaaaaaaatacaagaataaactattttattgTGCATTTTCTTATGTATGTTTAATTGTTCCCCATTTTCATTTAGCTGTCATGTTAATTATGATCGTCACTTTTGAGTTGCTTGTACCCTGCTTCCCCCatattatttgacttggttgactTTTTCCATGATATCAGGCCAAGCTCGCAGCTGTTAAAGATAAGTTTGGTCGAGATCTGCGTGTTTTTGAAACAAATGGGCTCTCTCCTTCAACAAATCAAGTGTCTGATGCTGGTATAATTGGCTTCAACGTTATCCCATTATAAAAGCCAAAGCATGAACCTGGACTAGTTTATAACATTAACCTAGGATTACCTCTTAATTGTTGCTTCGTTCTTTTCGGCAGAGGAGTCAGATGACTTCTATGAGTTCACTGCTGAGGACTACTATAGGATCATGGCAACCAAAAGGGAAGGTAAACATTTCGCTTTTGTTGTGCATGCATTCTAACGTAGTTGATGATAGAATAATTtgaattgcaaattttttGGGATTAGTCAAATTGAATTCGTATCCAGTTATTCATATGCTATATGCAAcattaagaaaaaggaaagacaTTCTTATCCATATCTCTGTTATTTGATGTAATGATGAGCAGATAAATCCTTAAAGACGAGAAAAATTCGGGAAGCTGAAGAAGCAGCTCGCAAGTCTAAATTAACAAAGGTTCTCactgagttttttttttttttgtttccctTAAAGTTCCATTATTTGGGGGGGGGGGGCAAACTCTCCCTTAATTTTAACATTGTCTATATATTCTGCATGCATATGCTAGTTTGGTTATGGTTTAACCTGTTCATGTGTGTATTCAGGCTGTAATTAGGGTACGTTTTCCTGATAATCATACATTGGAGGTAGCCTTTCATCCGTCAGAAAAGATTCAGTGCTTATTTGATCTGCTCATAAAAGTGATTGCTCGACCAGAAGTgccattttatatatgtatgcaAGAGAAGGCCAgcatttaatttgttatatatGATCGTATAGTTATGTATTTGATTTATGCGAGGAATTGGTTAAACTGATGCAGCCAACTCTGACATATGCTCATGTTGCAGATACCACTCCTCCAAAGAAGCAAATAAAAGACTTGTCCCAGGACTTTTACTCAGCTGGATTTGTTCCCGGCgcaattgtttatttttcatataatctATCACGAGGTTAGTTCACATTCAATGCTTTAAAATGATAAGAGTGTATATGGTCTGAATTCTTACGGTTGCTTTATaacataattatattattcatttCTTCCTGTATTATGCCTTTGCGCATTGTCATATTGTTGGTGAATAGGAGGAGAATTTTAACAGTTATAACACTCGAATAGGCTGCATTACTACTTTCCTAACCATTACTCTAATATTGCTCCCCTTTGGCTCATCTCTTTTCCATTATAAGCATATTCTCTGTGTTTCAGTGGATTCTATCTCCATATTCCCAATACCCAGGCCCATATTATGATCATCTATAGATAGCTAATATTTGTTCTTATGTAATTTTCAGGTGATGATGCTGCAGCTCTCGATTCTGGTCCCTTCCtccaagaagaaataatgtcTTTGAAGGGTTTGAATGTGATTTCTGAACCAGCAGCGGAGCCAGTTCAATCTGCACCAGAACCTATAACAGCAGCCCCTGCACCTGTTCCTCAAGAGTCCAAGCCTGCTGagaaaaaattgatgaaaccAAAGTGGCTGAAAATGTGATGCGACCAATCCGGCAAGTCAGCCCTTCATTACTTTCCTCTTCCTGGAATCTCACATTCTAATGATTCTAAGTCAAGCCCTTTATGTTGCAGGCAATATTCAATACGGGATCTCAAGGCTTTTACATCTCCATAGAGGGACATTTCCGATGGGCATAGAACAAAAGAAGTCAGTATTTGGTGCAAAGTTTTAAAAGGCCCGAGGAAGTGATATGTTCTTAGAACACTCTTTTGTAAAGTTTGTTTTATGCCAACAATCATGTGAATATTCAAGTCATGTTTCTTGCCTCAGATCCTGCCATGTGATTACTTGCTTGATAATGTTGCATTTCCTGTGGTGTTCGATCTACCGGGTTCATGTTAAGGCAtggatataatttatttgctcAGTAGTTTTGGATGCTCATTCGGGATTtgtcttttctcttcttctagTGTGTTTTTAATCAAAGGAGGAAGAGCCTTCTATTAATGAGGACAAAAAGCTCTAATCAATGGAGAAATAACGGGCCTAAAGTCCAAGACAACTGAAGAGGAAATTTCAtcattactattttttttttttcagtaattataaaaatatttgggtttttatttttttttctaatttattcgatgcttttctaaaaatacctgattatatttttttattttatttttatatatttagttttaaatacttaacaaatatttaacatatattatgttttaataaatGTATATCTTTTGTTGTTAAATGTTTTTTTAAGTTgtattatgttttattttagaaaagaaatagatattcaacataaattattatttgataaatatatatttttttactgttgaatttatttcatatatattttaatacatactattttttattaaatacatattttttctattacttttttttcctGTTTTATAAAGGCTTTTAttgacattctttttaataccTAAGATGCTTTTAGAAAaagtaattagaaatttaatagaTGTAttctaaattcaatttatgtaAAACTTTTAGAAAAAGTAAGCATAAATTCAATAGATGTATTCTAAATTCAGTATCTGTCAAAtgtatactaaatatatattttctttactaatactattttttttactttgtcgttatttttttagatatgatattcttaatatgtctttgtattcttaaattataaaatataatttttaaatttgttttattcacCACTTGTAGTACAAAATTGGTCAAAATGCAACAatatctcataaatattaatgtgtTCCATATgcaatttttacaaaatatacTAAAGATGTTCTTCGACATATACCAAAcatatactttcttttttcaccttgttatgttttattatttttattttaaaatataatataaaaggaCATCTCCAAATCCttaaactagaaaaataactcttagatttttgtttattctttattagTAGCACAAAATCGACCACAATGCAACAttcacaaaaattaaatatacatttttgaatttaaagaCTCTTTAGagatattcaatatttatctatatcttttgatatttctttttcagctAATGAGCATAATGAAACATCATTGAAATAGGGCAAAACtggaatccggtaagctcaTCAAGATATTTCACGAATCCAAATAAATCAGAAGATATTTTTCAGAGTCCAATAAAATATCAGTTTTTAAAGTGTCTATCCAACGCCATACTTATCTCACAACTGGACCCCACTTGACTCGAGTCACCGCGTTACCTAACCCTAGTTTACCGTTCCTAAGCAGGCAATGAGCCAAAAATATCTTGTTTGGCTCTCGATTTTATTCGCATATACTTCCTCTTCCCCAATCCCTCCTCTGGATAATCCATCCAAAAATCCACTAAAATAGACCAATCATTCTATAATTAGCACTATAGGATAAACTTAACCTGTGACCAAACAATCCAGCACATTCACCGCCTTGAAATTTTGACCCACACAGTTAGCTGAATTAACTATAGTTAATACCAGCTCCATCTATAAAACAATGCTCTTGCCTAACCCTAATCTCACACTCTCTCTTCTCCTCTCTTCTcttcattttgttttcttataatcaaTCAAATGGCCGCTGCTGATATCGAGTATAGGTGCTTCGTCGGCGGCCTTGCATGGGCTACCAGCGACAAAGCCCTTGAAGAAGCCTTTAGTGCCTACGGCGAGGTCCTCGAATCGAAGGTCCGTTTGTCGCAGAGATCGGATCTGACCCGACCCGCTTAGTTCGGACTTTGTCGATCCAAAATCTGTGATACTGTTTCTCTGTTACTATAATTCTCTCTGTTACTACTGTTCTCTGTGTTTAAAATGTTACTAATCTCTAATCGGTACGTTCATCTTCATCCTTTGGGCGAAGATCGAtcgatttttcatttttttttgttttgatgtAATTTTATGTGGAGTTTATGCTTTAGATCTGATTAGATCTGTCCGATATTGATTttgcttttttccttttgtttagATTATTAATGATCGTGAGACTGGTAGATCTCGTGGATTCGGATTTGTGACCTTCAACAACGAGAAATCCATGAGAGACGCTATTGAAGGAATGAACGGGCAGAATCTTGACGGCCGTAATATCACTGTCAACGAAGCTCAGTCTCGTGGCGGCGGCGGAGGCGGAGGCGGAGGCTACAGAAATGGTGGCGGCGGTGGATATGGAGGTGGACGTCGTGAAGGTGGTTATGGCGGCGGCGGCGGTTACAGCCGTGGTGGAGGTGGTTATGGTGGCGGCGGCGGTGGCTACGGAGGTGGCCGCGACAGAGGATacggtggtggtggtgatggTGGATCTAGGTATTCCAGGGGAGGTGGTGCCTCTGAGGGTAACTGGAGGAGTTAGAGTTTAGATGTGGTGTCGTTTTGTGTGTTTGGGATGGGGGTTCTATGTCGTTGGATTTATTTAGGTTAATGTTAGTTTTGGTCCCTCTATGAAATGGGTTTGGGTTGCTTCTCTTGTTCTGGTTTCgatataattaagaattgtAGATCATTTTTGATCGTTGATTACTCTTACTGGTTACGCGTGTTACGGTAATGAAGAGTTCAGATCTTAAAGTTCTATGAGCAAATTTCTTATTGaagttctttttttaaatttaatccCCTAGAAATTTTTAAGCGGTTTGCAAAATTCATACTTCTGTTTGATCGGCTTTTCGCACCCACGGCTGAGTTTCCTCATTATAAATACGACACAAATAAGTTCAGAGCTTGAGTTTGGGATTCGAGTTATATTGAATGGCCTCTGGTCCTTTTTGTGCTTTGTTACGTCAGAATTATGGTgggaattttttaaatatctttggTCGCTTTGGTGTGAATATCTAAACATTCGGAAGATTTTGATCTGAAAATTCAGATGCCAATCtttggaaattttaattttgtaggtcctaaaatcaattttgtaGTGGTATTAGTTTGCCTTCTGAGCTCGGTATATCGCGAACCAGAGTAACCACAAATGGGATTTCAAGAATCAGAGTGGGATTTCAACAATCGTGGCATGTAGCGTTGTGCATTTGTATCggttgaattaattaatatattttttgaattttagtcggtcaacttaattaatataaactttaaaattttaataactaatggtaataaataaatagatatattaatataaatgtgatattttttttccGTATATTAGTATCTCAAGTGTCACCTTTGATAAATCTCTCTATCAGGTTACACTTTTGAAATAGTTTGGTTTAGTATGGAACGAAAATGGATTTCGAAAATCTTTCTGTGAGGgttaaacatattaaattatcatatCTATCGTTCTCTAACAATCACAAGTTTAAATGAAAGGAGTCATAAGTATACACAAATATGCTCGTTTACACTACAATAagattatcaaatatatataacatcAAGCTTAATTCTATtctatttacttttataaagttacaaaaatgaacataattcatttattttttctacttaaataaaatatttcagatatcaatgtttaaataaaacaaaccttgtatttaattattttattttattttattttgtcatcatcatcatcatcgtatatatttaatatgcaaataatattatcttattgtatatttttttatttcaattgaaTATTGGtttattaaaactttttatagAGGGAACgccaaaaagaataaaataaagaaaaattatccaGTCTTAGCCTTTATCTTCCAAGTCTCGCCGGAGGCGGAGAAACAAAAAATCCTAAAACCATAATCAAGCCTCAGTAGCCAGAAAATCAGCAGCTGTATTTCTTTCTCGATACAACAGTTAATCTCGTCGAAACATAGAGCGATACTTATGAACCAAATTACTACTACCAGCGCTAGTTGTATAATTTGATAACCATTGAACCATGAATAAAGAACTCTAAGATTATATTCCTAAATACCTCAATCCCATGTCAAAAGAAGTCCCTTGAGATATTGCCCATAACTCTGTGTTCCATTGCTGAACAAGATCTAATATTCTTAAACCCTTCAAGCCATCATCCACAAGAGTCTCAGCAGTCAATTGACCATTCATCTTGCTGCAACCATAACTACCTAATCAAACTAACTCGAAATGAAAGACTTGGTCCAAATCCATCCTTGCGAAGAGCAAAAGTTGCACAAACTTCTATCATATAATGCTTAAGacattgaattttataatctatatAGTAAGACTTATCTGCAGATATAAAATCGTTTCGCCATCTTCAAGtctatcataaaaatatagcaATAATAGCTGATCAATTACCTTTAAAGTTACTTCTAcagatttatttagattataatAAAACCATTGCTATAAACTGAATTTGACTTGCTTAATTCATCAGTACATAAACGAAGTTTTCAAACAGCAATCATCATTCTACATTCAcgaaaaatatgattaatatcTTCAGGCATATTTGGAAAGCAACTACAATAGGGAATAGCAGCAATACCTCGACGCACCCTCTCAACATTGCAAAGAATTCGACTATGGTCAAACAACCAAACAAAGGATTCAATCTTTGGGGGACCTCTACATGCCAAATACAGTTCCAATTTCTTGAATTATTCAAGTTATCACAATTAAGATCCAATTGATAAGCTTTTTTAACTGAGAAATAACCATTAGAAGATAAATCTCAGTAAATTCCATCCTAATGTTCGTCCTCAGCTCGAAATAACAGCAGATAACCTTGCCTTCATCGCATCAGGCAACAAATACATTCTATGGCTAGATGTTTTTACATATGTAgtttattattgtattttaatttcttaacaaTTTATTATCCTACcacttaaaattattattattttatgctgaaatattagtaaaattttaaaattaatcatttacatttaattatatgttaaatcacttaataaatgatttgattattaaaaaattaatattatattaataataagtcataaaaaatttaaaaatattaattta comes from Ricinus communis isolate WT05 ecotype wild-type chromosome 5, ASM1957865v1, whole genome shotgun sequence and encodes:
- the LOC8270500 gene encoding plant UBX domain-containing protein 1 isoform X1, yielding MIVDGSLPLPLKRRRLTAIDIMEAEAALAKLAAVKDKFGRDLRVFETNGLSPSTNQVSDAEESDDFYEFTAEDYYRIMATKREDKSLKTRKIREAEEAARKSKLTKAVIRVRFPDNHTLEVAFHPSEKIQCLFDLLIKVIARPEVPFYIYTTPPKKQIKDLSQDFYSAGFVPGAIVYFSYNLSRGDDAAALDSGPFLQEEIMSLKGLNVISEPAAEPVQSAPEPITAAPAPVPQESKPAEKKLMKPKWLKM
- the LOC8270500 gene encoding plant UBX domain-containing protein 1 isoform X2; this encodes MEAEAALAKLAAVKDKFGRDLRVFETNGLSPSTNQVSDAEESDDFYEFTAEDYYRIMATKREDKSLKTRKIREAEEAARKSKLTKAVIRVRFPDNHTLEVAFHPSEKIQCLFDLLIKVIARPEVPFYIYTTPPKKQIKDLSQDFYSAGFVPGAIVYFSYNLSRGDDAAALDSGPFLQEEIMSLKGLNVISEPAAEPVQSAPEPITAAPAPVPQESKPAEKKLMKPKWLKM
- the LOC8260360 gene encoding glycine-rich RNA-binding, abscisic acid-inducible protein is translated as MAAADIEYRCFVGGLAWATSDKALEEAFSAYGEVLESKIINDRETGRSRGFGFVTFNNEKSMRDAIEGMNGQNLDGRNITVNEAQSRGGGGGGGGGYRNGGGGGYGGGRREGGYGGGGGYSRGGGGYGGGGGGYGGGRDRGYGGGGDGGSRYSRGGGASEGNWRS